A DNA window from Pseudomonadota bacterium contains the following coding sequences:
- a CDS encoding N-formylglutamate amidohydrolase: MYEDVLTVYESNDDTPLVIDSPHSGRNFPADFSTKMDDLTLRRWEDCYVDELVGEAPSFGADLISMLIPRTYIDMNRHVLDVDPALVKGEMSMQIHPEKQTVELGRGLIKRIGPNGEEIHNKNLDEDDILQMIESYYIPYHLTLEEHLFKKKKNGNVYHLNMHAMYSKNAETGEPRADFVISDNKQKTCDPEFTAFVKKELENLGYTVAVNDPFLGGEIVRMYGNPKRGVHSLQIEIKKALYMSEDTFEKHEGFNKLQKDLNTFIGNVAKHVR; encoded by the coding sequence ATGTATGAAGACGTTTTAACAGTCTATGAGTCGAATGACGACACACCATTGGTAATCGACAGCCCACACAGCGGCCGAAACTTTCCAGCAGATTTTAGTACAAAAATGGATGATCTCACGCTACGCCGTTGGGAAGACTGCTACGTAGATGAACTTGTTGGCGAGGCACCAAGCTTTGGCGCAGACCTTATTTCTATGCTCATTCCACGTACATACATTGATATGAACCGTCACGTTCTAGATGTAGACCCAGCTCTTGTTAAAGGTGAGATGTCTATGCAGATTCACCCAGAAAAGCAAACTGTAGAGCTTGGCCGTGGTCTTATTAAGCGTATTGGCCCGAACGGTGAAGAGATTCACAACAAGAATTTAGATGAAGATGACATTCTCCAAATGATTGAGAGCTACTACATTCCGTACCACCTGACTCTTGAAGAGCACCTTTTCAAGAAAAAGAAAAACGGCAATGTTTACCATCTCAACATGCACGCAATGTATAGTAAAAATGCTGAAACAGGTGAACCCCGTGCTGACTTTGTCATTTCAGATAACAAGCAAAAAACATGTGACCCTGAATTTACTGCCTTTGTGAAAAAGGAACTAGAGAATCTTGGTTATACAGTTGCTGTAAACGATCCTTTCCTTGGTGGTGAAATTGTACGTATGTACGGTAACCCTAAGCGCGGCGTACATAGCCTTCAGATTGAAATTAAAAAAGCGCTTTACATGAGTGAAGACACTTTTGAAAAACATGAAGGTTTCAATAAACTTCAAAAAGATCTGAACACATTTATTGGCAACGTGGCGAAACACGTACGATAA
- the uvrA gene encoding excinuclease ABC subunit UvrA, with protein MKTSTPITNTTHISIRGARQHNLKNVSLDIPKHTLTVITGLSGSGKSSLAFDTIYAEGQRRYVESLSAYARQFLDMASKPDVDSIEGLSPAIAIDQKTTSKNPRSTVGTITEIYDYLRLLFAQCGTPHCPTHDVPIAGQTVSQMVDTILAWPEGTRLHIFAPVVRGRKGEYKKDILGWQKAGYTRIRMNGELYDMDDTPELDKNKKHTLEVLVDRMVAKEDNKTRLADSIETSLKLTGGIVLVEPVPKKEEDKKSLPEPVQFSEKHACNICGHTIADIEPRMFSFNSPYGACNTCDGLGEVVHFSPDLIVRDPSKSIREGAIHPWKDGWGVAYYGEALSKHFGFSLDTAFEKLPKDIQDMLLYGSDDDTIQFTFNASKGNFQTRKTFEGVIPNIERRWRESQGRNRDLLDQYRTTSPCPSCEGQRLNPDALAVKIAGKNISDTTDVSILEASEWFASLGDKLSGNKLTIAEPILREITARLGFLVHVGLGYLTLNRKSGSLSGGESQRIRLASQVGSGLTGVLYVLDEPSIGLHQRDNEKLLTTLKALRDMDNTILVVEHDEDAMREADHVIDIGPGAGRNGGQVISEGTAAELAADKNSVTGAYLSGKREIMVPETRREGNGKELIIKGATGNNLKNVTVNFPLGKMTCVTGVSGSGKSTLVMDTLHSALSRDLNRAKTIPAAHEKIHGVKFIDKIVNIDQSPIGRTPRSNPATYTGIMTPIRDWYAGLPEAGSRGYTSGRFSFNVKGGRCSACEGDGMIKVEMHFLADVYVPCEVCNGKRYNRETLEIKYKDKSIADVLDMTVEEALELFEAVPSIRTKLQTLMDVGLSYIQLGQSATTLSGGEAQRIKLSKELSKRSTGQTLYILDEPTTGLHFADIELLLKVLHRLVDEGNSMVIIEHNLDVIKTADHVIDVGPEGGDAGGTILAEGTPEKVAKHKTSHTARFLAPMLKPKKSGKNNKVA; from the coding sequence ATGAAAACAAGTACTCCAATTACAAATACAACGCACATCTCTATTAGAGGTGCTCGTCAACATAACCTGAAGAATGTTTCTCTAGATATTCCTAAGCATACCCTTACAGTTATTACTGGCCTATCAGGCTCAGGTAAATCGTCTCTTGCATTTGATACCATCTATGCAGAAGGCCAGCGCCGTTATGTTGAAAGTTTGAGTGCTTATGCCCGTCAGTTCCTTGATATGGCAAGCAAGCCAGATGTGGATAGTATTGAAGGCCTATCCCCTGCCATTGCCATTGACCAGAAAACGACAAGCAAAAACCCACGCTCTACTGTGGGTACCATTACTGAGATTTATGACTACCTTCGTCTCCTCTTTGCACAATGTGGTACGCCGCACTGTCCAACACATGATGTGCCAATTGCAGGACAAACGGTTAGCCAAATGGTCGATACCATCCTTGCATGGCCAGAAGGCACACGCCTACATATCTTCGCGCCAGTCGTTCGTGGCCGTAAAGGTGAGTACAAAAAAGATATTCTAGGCTGGCAAAAAGCTGGTTACACACGCATCCGTATGAATGGTGAGCTCTACGACATGGATGACACGCCAGAGCTTGACAAGAACAAGAAGCACACATTAGAGGTTCTTGTTGACCGTATGGTCGCTAAGGAAGACAACAAGACCCGCCTTGCGGACTCTATTGAAACCTCTCTTAAGCTGACCGGCGGTATTGTACTTGTAGAGCCTGTTCCTAAAAAAGAGGAAGACAAGAAGTCCCTTCCTGAACCTGTACAATTTAGTGAAAAGCACGCTTGTAACATCTGTGGCCATACGATTGCCGATATTGAGCCACGCATGTTCTCATTCAACAGCCCTTATGGTGCCTGTAACACCTGTGACGGCCTTGGTGAAGTGGTGCACTTCTCACCAGATCTTATTGTGCGTGATCCAAGCAAGTCGATCCGTGAAGGTGCCATTCACCCATGGAAAGATGGTTGGGGTGTCGCTTACTATGGTGAAGCTCTATCTAAACACTTTGGTTTCTCACTCGATACAGCATTTGAAAAACTACCTAAAGATATTCAGGACATGCTCCTGTATGGCTCAGATGATGATACGATCCAATTCACATTTAATGCCAGCAAAGGAAACTTCCAAACCCGTAAAACATTTGAAGGTGTAATTCCAAACATTGAGCGCCGTTGGAGAGAGTCTCAAGGTCGTAACCGTGACCTACTTGACCAGTACCGCACAACGTCCCCTTGCCCAAGCTGTGAAGGCCAACGCCTCAATCCTGATGCTCTTGCCGTTAAAATTGCAGGCAAGAACATTTCAGATACAACAGACGTAAGCATTCTTGAAGCGAGTGAATGGTTTGCAAGCCTTGGCGACAAACTTTCAGGCAATAAGCTCACCATTGCAGAACCAATCCTGCGTGAGATTACAGCTCGCCTTGGCTTCCTTGTACATGTTGGCTTGGGTTACTTAACCCTTAATCGTAAGTCAGGCTCCCTGTCAGGGGGTGAAAGCCAACGTATTCGCCTTGCTTCACAAGTCGGTAGTGGTCTAACAGGCGTGCTTTACGTACTCGATGAGCCATCTATTGGTCTGCACCAGCGCGATAATGAGAAACTTCTCACAACGCTGAAGGCCCTAAGAGATATGGACAACACCATCCTCGTTGTTGAGCATGATGAGGATGCCATGCGTGAGGCAGACCATGTGATTGATATTGGTCCTGGTGCAGGTCGTAATGGGGGCCAAGTCATCTCAGAAGGGACAGCAGCAGAACTTGCCGCTGACAAAAACTCTGTGACCGGCGCATACTTGTCAGGTAAACGTGAAATCATGGTGCCTGAAACACGCCGTGAGGGTAACGGCAAGGAACTTATCATTAAAGGTGCAACAGGTAACAACCTGAAAAATGTCACGGTCAATTTCCCACTTGGTAAAATGACATGTGTGACAGGTGTTTCTGGTTCAGGTAAATCGACACTTGTAATGGATACGCTCCATAGCGCCCTTTCACGTGACCTCAATAGAGCCAAAACCATTCCTGCCGCTCATGAAAAAATTCATGGTGTGAAGTTTATTGATAAGATCGTGAACATTGACCAGTCTCCAATTGGTCGTACACCACGCTCTAACCCAGCCACATACACAGGGATTATGACCCCTATTCGTGATTGGTATGCAGGTCTACCAGAAGCAGGGAGCCGTGGCTACACATCAGGCCGCTTCTCCTTCAACGTGAAAGGTGGACGCTGCTCCGCTTGTGAAGGTGACGGCATGATTAAGGTGGAAATGCACTTCCTTGCTGATGTGTACGTACCTTGTGAGGTGTGTAACGGTAAGCGCTACAACCGAGAAACTTTGGAAATTAAGTACAAAGATAAATCCATTGCTGACGTACTTGATATGACTGTGGAAGAAGCCCTAGAGCTCTTTGAAGCCGTGCCAAGCATTCGTACCAAGCTGCAAACGCTGATGGACGTTGGTCTCAGCTATATCCAGCTTGGCCAAAGCGCCACAACCCTTTCAGGTGGTGAAGCACAACGCATCAAGCTTTCTAAGGAGCTATCAAAGCGTTCAACAGGCCAAACGCTTTACATTCTAGATGAACCAACAACAGGTCTTCACTTTGCAGATATTGAGCTTCTACTCAAAGTCCTGCACCGCCTTGTTGATGAAGGAAACAGTATGGTGATTATTGAGCACAACCTTGATGTCATCAAAACGGCTGACCACGTAATTGACGTGGGCCCTGAAGGTGGTGATGCTGGCGGAACAATTCTGGCGGAAGGCACACCTGAAAAGGTTGCTAAGCATAAAACTAGTCACACCGCTCGTTTCCTTGCGCCAATGCTGAAACCTAAAAAATCAGGAAAAAACAACAAGGTTGCTTGA
- a CDS encoding single-stranded DNA-binding protein, with protein MASLNKVQIIGNLGRDPEIRYTQDNRPIANVSVATTESWKGQDGQKQEKTEWHRVVVFGNLAGVIEKYLKKGDSVYFEGKLQTRKWTGQDGKDNYSTEVVIDRGGNMVMLGSRGGASMGDAGGYGQSAPVDNFDQTSPAGGGAPAGGAGTVPVSSEPAFDDEIPF; from the coding sequence ATGGCGAGCTTGAACAAAGTACAGATTATTGGAAACCTGGGTCGTGACCCTGAAATTCGTTACACACAGGATAACCGTCCTATTGCTAACGTAAGCGTCGCTACAACTGAAAGCTGGAAAGGCCAAGACGGTCAGAAGCAAGAGAAGACAGAATGGCACCGTGTTGTGGTATTCGGTAACCTTGCAGGTGTGATTGAGAAATACCTTAAAAAAGGTGACAGCGTTTACTTTGAAGGCAAACTGCAAACTCGTAAGTGGACTGGCCAAGACGGTAAAGACAACTACTCAACTGAAGTTGTGATTGATCGTGGCGGTAACATGGTGATGCTTGGTAGCCGTGGTGGTGCATCTATGGGTGACGCTGGTGGTTACGGTCAGAGCGCTCCAGTAGATAACTTTGACCAAACATCTCCTGCGGGTGGTGGTGCTCCAGCAGGTGGCGCAGGAACTGTTCCAGTTTCTTCTGAGCCTGCGTTTGACGATGAAATTCCATTCTAA
- a CDS encoding DUF502 domain-containing protein encodes MAPKKESDVKAQAELDLPEPEKKSKKKRGLFAFLRDNFIAGILLVLPVLITFYILTFVIGLVESTVTEIIPFEERINKYVPYDMGNIVELFIALSALIFIGIIARLYVGKKLLGWWDALMLSIPGVRAIYGATKQIIETVSVSNSSSFRDVVLVEYPRKGLYAIAFVTGETRGEVQKVTDDTMVNVFLPTTPNPTSGFLLFVPKKDMIKLHMTVDQGVKMVISGGIVTPSMAEGRAALKVEKTQPKEGKTVEAGSD; translated from the coding sequence ATGGCTCCTAAAAAAGAATCTGATGTAAAAGCGCAAGCAGAGTTAGATCTTCCTGAGCCGGAAAAGAAATCTAAAAAGAAGCGTGGCCTTTTCGCTTTTCTGAGAGATAACTTCATTGCAGGTATTCTTCTTGTTCTACCTGTTCTTATTACATTTTATATTTTGACTTTTGTGATTGGGCTTGTTGAAAGCACTGTTACAGAGATTATTCCATTTGAAGAGCGTATTAATAAATATGTCCCTTATGATATGGGGAACATTGTTGAGCTGTTTATTGCACTCTCAGCGCTTATCTTTATTGGAATTATTGCGCGCCTGTATGTAGGTAAAAAGCTGCTTGGTTGGTGGGATGCACTGATGCTCTCTATTCCAGGTGTACGTGCAATTTACGGCGCAACAAAGCAAATTATTGAAACGGTTTCTGTGTCTAACTCATCATCTTTCCGTGATGTGGTGCTGGTTGAGTACCCGCGCAAAGGGCTTTACGCCATTGCTTTCGTAACGGGTGAAACAAGAGGTGAGGTGCAGAAGGTCACAGATGATACAATGGTTAATGTGTTCCTGCCAACAACACCAAATCCCACATCAGGCTTTCTGCTATTTGTTCCTAAAAAGGATATGATTAAGCTTCACATGACGGTAGACCAAGGTGTGAAGATGGTGATTAGTGGTGGTATTGTAACACCAAGTATGGCTGAAGGCCGTGCAGCTCTTAAGGTTGAAAAGACGCAACCCAAAGAAGGGAAGACTGTAGAGGCGGGAAGTGATTGA
- the recG gene encoding ATP-dependent DNA helicase RecG, whose protein sequence is MNQNVSKQKAGHDALDPFAPYEKIPEFKDAQIKKLHKLCGPRLIDLCLHMPTGTIDRRNLQPLFMASAEMELTATATVTKHIAPFQKGRQPYRIQVSDGTASADLVFFNFGGWFAKQYPEGSEIVLSGEASFDQKGNLQFLHPTLSKAENRDEVARLHPTYPLTAGINQFQIAKAISWAMSEISHAPLPEWLPKNLIQTHELPSFMEALNSIHSPEDGHDIAKDGKARTRLAFDEFYCWQVALTEARKHTQQLGGIEHKAPAGLTQSYNHGLPFSMTGDQKKAVADIHHDMEQKTPMLRLVQGDVGSGKTVVGFAAMVKAVENGHQAALLAPTEILATQHYENAKKMLEPLGITVELLVGKQKAAEKRSVKSRLKGGFIDIVIGTHAILQKDVEFHNLSLAVIDEQHRFGVRQRMNLQQGEYQPDLLVMTATPIPRTLAMTAYGDMDISIIAEKPPGRTPITTRALPLDKLGDVAESLARVLEKGEQAYWVCPLVEDSEKSDLAAAEERAELLQQFYGNDVGLLHGKMKAEQKDLAMQTFKDAHTKVLVSTTVIEVGVDVPNATVMVIEHAERFGLAQLHQLRGRIGRGSLQSSCILLYKNPPSQYAKERLDTLRNSEDGFVLAEKDLELRGPGEILGTRQSGFGVTRLADFSVHKELVSEARDAARETLSKGLSHEESQALFWLMHIFEKQDAMKLLASG, encoded by the coding sequence ATGAATCAAAATGTATCAAAGCAGAAAGCTGGGCATGATGCTCTTGATCCATTTGCGCCTTATGAAAAGATTCCTGAATTCAAAGATGCCCAAATCAAAAAGCTGCACAAACTCTGTGGCCCTCGCCTGATTGACCTTTGCTTACATATGCCAACAGGTACAATTGATAGACGCAATTTGCAGCCCTTATTTATGGCGAGCGCAGAGATGGAACTGACAGCGACTGCAACAGTTACGAAGCATATTGCCCCATTCCAAAAAGGCAGACAGCCTTACCGCATCCAAGTGAGTGACGGTACAGCAAGCGCTGACCTTGTGTTCTTTAACTTTGGTGGATGGTTTGCCAAACAATACCCTGAAGGCAGTGAAATTGTTCTTAGTGGTGAAGCCTCATTTGACCAAAAAGGCAACTTGCAGTTTTTACACCCAACACTTTCTAAAGCTGAAAACAGAGATGAGGTTGCTCGCCTCCATCCAACATACCCGCTTACAGCTGGTATTAATCAGTTTCAAATTGCTAAGGCAATCAGTTGGGCTATGAGCGAGATCAGCCATGCGCCTCTGCCAGAATGGCTGCCTAAAAACTTAATCCAAACACATGAACTCCCAAGCTTCATGGAAGCACTGAACAGTATTCATAGCCCTGAAGACGGGCACGACATTGCAAAAGATGGCAAAGCCCGCACAAGGCTGGCCTTTGATGAGTTTTACTGCTGGCAAGTCGCCCTAACGGAAGCCCGTAAACACACCCAGCAACTTGGCGGCATAGAGCACAAAGCCCCAGCAGGTCTCACCCAAAGTTATAACCACGGCCTACCCTTCTCTATGACAGGGGATCAGAAAAAAGCCGTCGCAGACATCCACCACGACATGGAACAAAAAACGCCAATGCTTCGCCTTGTGCAAGGGGATGTAGGAAGCGGAAAAACTGTAGTTGGTTTTGCAGCTATGGTCAAAGCCGTAGAAAATGGCCATCAAGCCGCCCTACTGGCACCAACTGAAATTCTTGCCACTCAGCACTATGAGAATGCTAAAAAGATGCTTGAGCCACTCGGCATTACTGTTGAGCTTCTAGTAGGCAAACAAAAGGCTGCTGAAAAGCGTTCTGTGAAATCCCGCCTCAAGGGTGGCTTTATTGATATTGTGATTGGTACCCATGCCATTCTACAAAAAGATGTTGAGTTTCATAATCTCTCACTTGCTGTTATTGATGAACAGCACCGCTTTGGTGTCCGTCAGCGTATGAATTTACAGCAAGGTGAATATCAGCCAGATCTATTGGTGATGACAGCAACCCCTATTCCACGCACACTCGCCATGACAGCTTATGGGGATATGGACATTTCTATCATTGCGGAAAAACCTCCGGGACGTACGCCTATCACAACCCGCGCCCTTCCTTTAGATAAGCTCGGCGACGTGGCTGAGTCTCTTGCACGTGTCCTTGAAAAAGGTGAACAAGCCTACTGGGTTTGCCCACTGGTTGAAGATAGCGAAAAGAGCGACCTTGCTGCCGCAGAAGAGCGCGCAGAGCTCCTCCAACAGTTTTATGGCAATGACGTTGGCCTGCTTCACGGTAAAATGAAAGCCGAGCAAAAAGACCTTGCCATGCAGACATTTAAGGATGCCCATACCAAGGTGCTTGTGTCTACGACTGTGATTGAAGTTGGGGTTGATGTACCCAATGCCACCGTTATGGTAATTGAACATGCAGAGCGCTTTGGTCTTGCTCAGCTGCACCAACTCCGTGGCCGTATTGGCCGAGGCAGCTTGCAAAGTAGCTGTATCCTGCTCTACAAAAACCCACCAAGCCAATACGCTAAAGAACGCCTCGACACACTTCGCAACAGTGAAGACGGCTTTGTGCTTGCTGAAAAAGATTTAGAACTGCGCGGCCCGGGTGAAATTTTAGGAACCAGACAAAGTGGGTTTGGCGTAACGCGCCTTGCTGATTTTAGTGTCCATAAAGAGCTTGTCAGCGAAGCAAGAGACGCTGCCAGAGAAACACTCTCTAAAGGGCTATCCCATGAAGAATCTCAAGCCCTCTTCTGGCTCATGCATATCTTTGAAAAACAGGATGCGATGAAGCTACTGGCTTCTGGCTAA
- a CDS encoding succinate dehydrogenase assembly factor 2, protein MDSAKRQLLIKEIKFRGRRGMKELDLWIGDYITGHVEALADDELEPLRDLLLVPEQILWGWLERGEADAPFNTSAFTKLYESRRS, encoded by the coding sequence ATGGATAGCGCAAAAAGACAACTTCTCATCAAAGAAATTAAATTCCGTGGCCGTCGTGGTATGAAGGAACTTGATCTGTGGATCGGTGATTATATTACTGGCCATGTGGAAGCTTTGGCTGATGATGAGCTCGAGCCTTTGCGTGACCTTCTTCTGGTTCCTGAGCAAATTCTATGGGGCTGGCTTGAGCGTGGTGAAGCGGACGCACCTTTCAATACGTCTGCATTCACAAAGCTGTATGAATCACGTCGCTCATGA
- the mfd gene encoding transcription-repair coupling factor produces MSELLSNIPKVYGIENGNLPYWAYREWLKGKGSLLVIAPDHGAMQKCVDELKFLLPRVPVMPFPAWDVQPYDRLNPDATIQAQRMAVLSTIKEDGRHLIITTPAALMVKVPPLKKVAQSVKLSVGDTVDREKFLTSLAEFGYLRVGTVMEPGEFSVRGALIDVFPPTEERPFRLDFFDDELDGIKVFEPSSQRSEESMESVRVSPASEVPLSEEAIKNFREGYRGLFPDGAQDEVYESLSNGRRHGMASHYLSLFYNNDLSSFINVLGSGFSVLCSSGVEGHVDGKWNTVEDAFKARAEFMAVYKKSFSEDPYRPVAPEDLYVDPESFFGALQAAGTQLLVQLDDGDAKALPFKSVSLVKDAKSLNKSSADLAVDMLTNAISEGWQVLLTAFLPSSLVQLTRALEQHGFAGATSIESFDEWQKSKKKSSALVSPLAWGVVDKKKKLLILTEQDVFGEKVNRAVTRKKKGGEDAFTHFSELNVGDYVVHQEHGIGKFTGMQTLKVDGAEQDFLLLEYDGNDKLYVPVFALNQLSRFAHSEADGTRLDKLGGAAWQARKAKVKEDLLAMAGELLKIAAQREVRLGHQYTRHDGLYDEFSMGFPYTPTDEQQTAITDVESDMTGPRAMDRVVVGDVGFGKTEVAMRAAFLAASDGRQVAVVVPTTLLARQHYQNFKSRFAQFPINVAMVSRLVQPKLRKKALEGLEKGQVDVVIGTHALLGKTVKFKDIGLVIVDEEHHFGVRHKERLKQMKENVDVLTLTATPIPRTMQMALGGLRDLSLITSPPVDRLAVRTYVMKLDSKVIREAILREIHRDGQVFVVTPYVDDIPKLSERISALVPEASIRIAHGQMSRDEMEDVMVEFYEGKFNVLISTTIVESGIDVPNANTLIVNRADRFGLAQLHQLRGRVGRGNARAYCYLLLPERGAVTDNAEKRLKIMQKLDKLGAGFTLASYDLDIRGAGNLLGTQQSGHIREVGFELYNQMLQEAIAEAQAGKGDKKAIEEIWEPSLELGLSFLIPESYVKDFHARLGLYRRLSKLKTEDDIQNMQDELLDRFGEPPEEVTALFDVVRTKNRLKLLNIDRLQVGDKGAVIKFHKQTFRKAEQLLHYVLQNAGIMSVKPDQSLVVHRAFPKGGARIKVIDNILSKLESL; encoded by the coding sequence ATGAGTGAGCTTCTCAGTAACATTCCAAAAGTTTACGGCATAGAAAACGGTAATTTGCCTTATTGGGCATACCGTGAATGGCTTAAGGGTAAGGGCTCTCTCCTTGTTATTGCACCTGACCACGGAGCCATGCAAAAGTGTGTCGATGAGCTTAAGTTTTTGCTGCCGCGTGTGCCTGTTATGCCTTTCCCTGCTTGGGATGTGCAGCCTTACGACCGTTTAAACCCTGATGCGACCATTCAGGCTCAGCGTATGGCTGTGCTTTCTACGATTAAGGAAGATGGTCGCCATCTTATTATTACAACACCAGCAGCTTTAATGGTGAAAGTGCCTCCATTAAAGAAGGTGGCGCAGTCCGTTAAGTTAAGTGTTGGTGATACAGTTGATCGTGAAAAGTTTTTAACCTCTCTTGCGGAGTTTGGTTACCTGCGTGTAGGCACTGTTATGGAGCCGGGAGAGTTTTCTGTGCGAGGTGCATTGATTGATGTCTTTCCACCGACAGAAGAGCGTCCATTTAGGCTCGACTTTTTTGATGATGAACTGGATGGCATTAAGGTGTTTGAGCCGTCTTCACAGCGTAGTGAAGAGAGCATGGAATCTGTGCGTGTTTCACCTGCCAGTGAGGTACCGCTTTCTGAAGAGGCCATCAAGAATTTTAGAGAAGGATACCGAGGCCTGTTTCCAGATGGGGCGCAGGATGAAGTATATGAATCTCTCTCAAATGGTCGACGTCATGGTATGGCAAGTCATTATTTGAGTTTGTTTTATAATAATGATTTAAGTAGTTTTATTAATGTTTTGGGTTCTGGTTTTTCTGTTCTGTGTTCTTCTGGTGTAGAAGGGCATGTTGATGGGAAATGGAACACTGTTGAAGATGCTTTTAAAGCGCGCGCCGAGTTTATGGCCGTATATAAAAAGTCATTTTCTGAGGACCCGTATAGGCCAGTTGCCCCTGAAGATTTGTATGTAGATCCTGAGAGCTTTTTTGGTGCGCTTCAAGCAGCTGGTACACAGCTTCTTGTGCAGCTTGATGATGGAGATGCGAAGGCGCTTCCATTTAAGTCGGTCTCACTTGTTAAAGATGCAAAGTCTCTCAATAAATCTTCAGCAGATTTAGCTGTTGATATGTTGACCAATGCCATCTCAGAAGGATGGCAAGTTCTGCTCACAGCATTTTTACCGTCGTCACTTGTCCAGTTAACTAGGGCGCTAGAGCAGCACGGTTTTGCTGGAGCGACAAGTATTGAGTCATTTGATGAGTGGCAAAAGAGTAAGAAAAAATCCTCTGCACTGGTCAGTCCACTCGCGTGGGGTGTGGTTGATAAGAAGAAAAAGCTTCTGATTCTCACGGAACAAGATGTGTTTGGTGAAAAAGTAAACCGTGCAGTCACCCGTAAAAAGAAAGGCGGCGAAGACGCCTTTACCCACTTTAGTGAGCTAAATGTTGGAGATTACGTCGTCCACCAAGAACACGGTATTGGTAAATTTACGGGCATGCAAACCCTGAAGGTTGATGGTGCTGAACAGGACTTCCTTCTGCTTGAATATGATGGCAATGATAAACTGTATGTACCAGTATTTGCACTGAACCAACTGAGCCGTTTTGCCCATTCTGAGGCAGATGGCACAAGGCTTGATAAACTGGGTGGTGCAGCATGGCAGGCCCGTAAGGCGAAAGTGAAAGAAGACCTTCTCGCTATGGCTGGTGAACTTCTTAAGATTGCCGCACAGCGTGAAGTGCGTCTAGGCCACCAATACACACGTCACGATGGCTTATATGATGAATTTTCTATGGGCTTCCCATACACACCAACAGATGAACAGCAAACAGCAATTACAGATGTTGAAAGCGATATGACAGGCCCACGTGCCATGGACCGTGTGGTTGTGGGTGATGTTGGTTTTGGTAAAACAGAAGTGGCGATGCGTGCTGCTTTCCTTGCGGCTTCTGATGGCCGTCAGGTGGCTGTGGTCGTGCCAACAACACTGCTTGCACGTCAACACTATCAAAACTTTAAGAGCCGCTTTGCACAGTTCCCTATTAATGTGGCGATGGTGAGCCGTCTCGTTCAGCCAAAGCTTCGTAAAAAAGCACTTGAAGGTCTTGAGAAGGGGCAGGTGGACGTGGTGATTGGTACCCATGCTCTACTTGGTAAAACTGTTAAGTTTAAAGATATTGGCCTCGTGATTGTGGATGAAGAACACCACTTTGGTGTACGCCACAAAGAGCGCCTGAAGCAGATGAAAGAAAATGTGGATGTGCTGACCCTTACGGCTACGCCAATTCCACGTACCATGCAAATGGCGCTTGGTGGACTGCGTGATCTGTCGCTTATTACTTCGCCTCCGGTGGACCGTCTTGCGGTCCGTACTTATGTGATGAAGCTAGACTCAAAAGTGATTCGTGAGGCGATTCTTCGTGAGATTCACCGTGATGGTCAGGTGTTTGTTGTGACACCTTACGTAGATGATATTCCAAAACTCTCAGAGCGTATCAGTGCGCTTGTGCCAGAAGCATCTATCCGTATTGCGCACGGTCAAATGAGCCGCGATGAAATGGAAGATGTAATGGTTGAGTTCTATGAGGGTAAATTTAATGTCCTCATTTCTACAACAATTGTGGAATCTGGTATTGATGTACCAAATGCAAACACGCTGATTGTAAACCGTGCAGATCGCTTTGGTTTGGCTCAGCTTCACCAGCTGCGTGGCCGCGTGGGTCGAGGTAATGCGCGTGCTTACTGTTACTTGCTTCTACCTGAACGCGGTGCTGTAACCGATAATGCTGAGAAGCGCCTCAAGATTATGCAGAAGCTTGATAAGCTTGGGGCAGGGTTTACGCTTGCAAGTTATGACCTTGATATTCGTGGGGCAGGGAATCTGCTTGGAACACAACAAAGTGGTCATATCCGTGAAGTTGGGTTTGAGCTTTATAACCAAATGCTTCAGGAAGCCATTGCAGAGGCGCAGGCTGGTAAAGGCGATAAAAAGGCTATTGAAGAGATATGGGAACCATCTTTGGAACTGGGTCTATCTTTCTTGATTCCAGAATCTTACGTGAAAGATTTTCATGCAAGGCTTGGCTTGTACCGTAGACTTTCTAAGTTGAAGACCGAAGATGATATTCAGAACATGCAAGATGAGCTATTGGACCGCTTTGGTGAACCGCCTGAAGAAGTGACAGCTCTCTTTGATGTGGTGCGCACAAAGAACCGTTTGAAGCTTCTTAATATTGATCGTCTGCAAGTGGGTGATAAAGGCGCTGTGATTAAGTTCCATAAGCAAACCTTTAGAAAAGCTGAGCAACTCTTACATTATGTGCTGCAAAATGCCGGCATTATGAGTGTGAAGCCTGACCAGAGCTTGGTAGTGCATCGTGCATTTCCGAAAGGCGGAGCGCGTATTAAAGTAATCGATAATATTCTTTCTAAGCTAGAGTCTCTTTAA